The Porites lutea chromosome 4, jaPorLute2.1, whole genome shotgun sequence genome contains a region encoding:
- the LOC140932795 gene encoding short transient receptor potential channel 5-like has protein sequence MVTADNLCSCRDPINMAFQVNCALRRLAEGYTENTTLLNKLADQTEDFAVQLIDQISANEELVIRDEPDEADRYASLLSPMTDDAIKFSQKKFVSHPLLYKRLQIRWTQGLPEVLRRWTLLLWLVVIIDAALTPLLVAFVGLAFYRDQKKCLRRLKKARILRQRLCCRNSGVPPGNSGVVEDFVCVETTSVVPLSRRITKSLGNFVDQYYCYCSSPSVLFLKEKFSHWVFIVLHCIVCSSLSSVQPTVEEYLIFVYFCSMALNEYQQYKKAPVKYFKDMWNYLDVIIEIIYILVVILRITTIARGGVPYNNRLLEISNYLYGINTLLMVLRISSILELHPVAGPLQLALYRMLGDLLIILSQFFFVILGFALAIMKSYNAETSYISPHNNYNGKPGTSMGFVNTSELLIWSVLDKTDLNKWEAKTKVTTQFVKVLFCIFLIVSVIMLVNMLVALLTKTYDNITNNAEVEWKFARAVCETQYRGMHAVAMPFNLLTVPARLLCLKGEEDTRKKEADQRRKMYQKYYEECLFPVLTKRYKKKYGGSFPLSVEEKMDLIMERIQQLKIPASHAKNISPDQPRHTNQFLDPESATITRAPSMTI, from the exons GTTAACTGCGCACTTCGGCGCCTTGCTGAGGGTTACACGGAGAACACGACATTACTCAACAAGCTTGCAGACCAGACTGAAGATTTTGCTGTGCAATTAATCGATCAAATATCTGCCAACGAGGAGCTGGTTATTCGTGATGAACCTGACGAAGCAGATCGTTATGCTTCATTGCTGAGTCCTATGACCGATGATGCAATCAAATTCTCGCAAAAGAAG TTCGTTTCGCACCCATTATTGTACAAAAGGCTTCAAATAAGATGGACACAAGGATTGCCAGAAGTTTTAAGGCGTTGGACCCTGCTTCTTTGGCTTGTGGTTATCATTGACGCGGCTTTGACGCCATTGCTTGTTGCGTTTGTAGGGTTGGCGTTTTACAGAGACCAGAAGAAG TGTCTAAGAAGATTAAAAAAGGCCAGAATACTGAGGCAAAGACTATGTTGTAGGAATTCAGGAGTTCCACCGGGGAATTCTGGAGTCGTGGAGGATTTTGTATGTGTCGAGACGACTTCTGTTGTGCCCTTAAGCAGACGTATTACAAAATCACTGGGGAATTTCGTGG accaATATTACTGTTACTGCTCATCCCCGTCCGTCttgtttttaaaggaaaaattcaGCCATTGGGTTTTTATTGTACTTCACTGCATTGTGTGCAGCTCGCTGTCTTCGGTTCAACCAACTGTGGAGGAGTACTTGATTTTTGTCTACTTCTGTAGTATGGCACTCAATGAATACCAACAGTACAAAAAAGCACCTGTGAAATACTTCAA GGACATGTGGAACTATTTAGACGTCATCATTGAAATCATTTACATCTTAGTTGTTATCCTTCGAATCACGACCATCGCCCGTGGTGGAGTTCCTTACAACAACCGTTTGTTGGAGATTAGCAATTACCTTTACGGCATTAACACCTTATTGATGGTCCTTCGTATCTCCAGTATTCTCGAGCTCCATCCAGTTGCAGGTCCACTGCAATTGGCCTTATACCGTATGCTGGGAGACCTGCTGATTATTCTCTCTCAGTTTTTTTTCGTCATCCTGGGATTTGCTTTGGCTATCATGAAGAGCTACAATGCAGAGACGTCATATATTTCCCCGCATAACAACTATAATGGAAAACCGGGAACATCCATGGG CTTTGTGAATACATCTGAACTGCTCATCTGGTCTGTACTTGACAAAACAGATTTAAACAAATGGGAAGCGAAGACTAAAGTAACAACTCAATTTGTAAAAGTcctgttttgtatttttctcaTTGTGTCTGTCATCATGCTGGTTAATATGCTGGTGGCCTTGCTGACGAAAACATACGACAATATAACG aataatGCAGAAGTCGAGTGGAAATTTGCCCGTGCTGTGTGTGAAACTCAGTACAGGGGTATGCACGCTGTTGCTATGCCATTCAATCTCCTCACTGTGCCCGCAAGGCTTTTGTGTTTAAAAGGAGAGGAAGATACCAGAAAAAAG GAGGCAGATCAACGCCGAAAGATGTACCAGAAATACTATGAGGAGTGCTTGTTCCCGGTACTCACAAAACGCTATAAAAAGAAATATGGTGGATCGTTTCCTCTGTCTG TTGAAGAAAAGATGGACCTGATAATGGAGCGTATTCAACAACTGAAAATCCCAGCCTCCCATGCCAAAAATATTTCACCGGACCAG CCAAGGCACACGAACCAATTTTTAGACCCTGAATCGGCGACAATAACTCGAGCTCCGTCGATGACGATTTAG